The following proteins come from a genomic window of Limnohabitans sp. 103DPR2:
- a CDS encoding ABC transporter ATP-binding protein — MTSNSTPAVAGIEFRQVTKRYGEGNAPLVVKGIDFVVPKGTLTTLLGPSGCGKTTTLRMIAGLETVSGGQILIDGQDVTNLGPAERNVSMVFQSYALFPHMTVIDNVRYGLKVSGVSVSEATARAHVALENVGLKGFDNRLPSELSGGQQQRVAVARALVLEPSVLLFDEPLSNLDARLRRSMRDEIRSLQQRLGLTVAYVTHDQSEALAVSDQIIVMDAGTIAQAGSPEDLYERPVSEFVAGFMGEAMLFQGEVNAQGQVRVGPLTFQARQQVQEGAITAAIRPEAWTLVSAQGAALTGVLQKKAYLGSTLELTFDTALGPLFVVTSDLSQEWPLHITLGLSLTGRGVSVVSRI; from the coding sequence ATGACCTCTAATTCAACACCCGCCGTGGCCGGCATTGAGTTTCGCCAAGTCACCAAACGCTATGGTGAGGGCAACGCGCCTTTGGTAGTCAAGGGCATTGATTTTGTGGTGCCCAAAGGCACACTCACAACCTTGCTGGGCCCTTCGGGTTGCGGCAAGACCACCACCTTGCGCATGATCGCAGGCTTGGAAACTGTCAGTGGCGGTCAAATTTTGATCGATGGGCAAGATGTCACCAACTTGGGTCCAGCCGAGCGCAATGTCAGCATGGTGTTTCAAAGTTATGCGCTATTTCCGCACATGACCGTCATTGACAATGTGCGATATGGTCTCAAGGTCAGTGGTGTTTCGGTATCTGAAGCAACAGCGCGTGCGCATGTGGCTTTAGAAAACGTGGGCCTCAAAGGCTTTGACAACCGTCTGCCCAGTGAACTCTCTGGAGGGCAACAACAGCGCGTTGCGGTGGCACGTGCCTTGGTGCTCGAGCCTTCTGTGTTGTTGTTTGATGAGCCGCTGTCTAATTTGGATGCACGTTTGCGCCGCTCGATGCGCGACGAAATTCGCAGCCTTCAACAGCGCTTGGGTTTAACGGTCGCTTATGTCACCCACGATCAAAGTGAAGCGCTGGCTGTCAGCGATCAAATCATTGTGATGGACGCGGGCACCATTGCGCAGGCTGGCTCTCCTGAAGATTTGTACGAACGACCTGTGTCCGAGTTTGTAGCTGGTTTCATGGGTGAAGCCATGCTGTTTCAGGGTGAAGTCAATGCGCAGGGGCAGGTCCGTGTGGGTCCTCTCACGTTTCAAGCGCGTCAGCAAGTTCAAGAAGGTGCAATTACCGCAGCCATACGGCCAGAAGCCTGGACCTTGGTGTCTGCGCAAGGCGCCGCACTGACCGGTGTATTGCAAAAGAAAGCCTACTTGGGCAGCACCTTGGAGCTCACCTTTGACACCGCCTTGGGCCCCTTGTTTGTTGTCACTTCTGATTTGTCGCAAGAGTGGCCGTTGCACATCACGCTGGGTTTGTCACTGACAGGCCGCGGTGTGTCGGTGGTCTCGCGTATTTAA
- a CDS encoding ABC transporter permease, with product MTAALRTQRALTMWALLGLLSFGFLPWYFLQQGSLAAVMPAVWAGPETASALMQALQHGRPWLWFGFAGLFTCLIGLIAPVAVYPKRQGVLLVCGAMLGLLGITLSGFAIGAVGWSFEFLEQSFGPIAQGQYGMGWGAAGVLLSLTILLGAGLARLGYCRGDVFIASAVTLCVMLLALFVVYPVCRSLVSAFYTEANELSLMAVWDRIGTPRIWSLNCLNATGRCGVAWNTLGLALATAAGTTFLGTLIALWAERSGTRLGKPLNALALMPIITPPFVVGLGLILLFGRSGLVNQALEWAFGIPPTRWFYGVFGIWLAQMFAFTPIAFMIMRGVVQGVSPSLEEASQTLRATRMQTFWRITLPLLKPGLANAFLVGFIESMADFGNPIILGGQFSVLSTEIFFAIVGAAIDPGMAAALSLVLTVFALAVFVIQRQVLSGAQFTTVSGKGDAGIPLNLPPAVLNVCRGIAGPWLAFTLVVYVFAFAGGFVQTWGRDYTFTLNHFKTAFDVQWGEFGWVWAGTAWNSLFNTLSLSAMAAPVCAGLGLLMAWLLARTEFKGKNAFEFAALLTFAIPGTVLGVSYILAFNVPPVELTGTGLVIVLCFIFRNLPVGVRAGTAAFKQLDRSLDEASVMLRASTLTTLREVVLPLLKPALVAALIYSFVRSMTTVSAVIFLVTAKYELATTYIIGRVGNGDYGVALAYCTVLMALMGFITVLIQRWVGSRELGRREMKAGT from the coding sequence ATGACTGCCGCGCTGCGCACGCAGCGAGCCTTAACGATGTGGGCCCTGTTGGGCCTGCTCAGTTTTGGTTTTCTGCCTTGGTACTTTCTTCAGCAAGGCTCTTTGGCTGCTGTCATGCCCGCTGTCTGGGCTGGCCCAGAAACAGCCAGTGCCCTGATGCAAGCCCTCCAACACGGCCGTCCTTGGTTGTGGTTTGGTTTTGCAGGTTTGTTCACTTGTTTGATCGGTCTCATCGCGCCCGTGGCGGTGTATCCCAAACGCCAAGGGGTGTTGTTGGTGTGCGGTGCCATGTTGGGCTTGCTCGGTATCACCCTCAGTGGTTTTGCCATCGGTGCTGTGGGCTGGTCATTTGAATTCCTTGAGCAATCGTTTGGTCCCATCGCGCAGGGTCAGTACGGCATGGGGTGGGGCGCTGCAGGCGTCTTGTTGTCGCTGACCATTTTGCTGGGGGCAGGTTTGGCGCGTTTGGGCTATTGCAGAGGCGATGTGTTCATTGCCAGTGCCGTCACTTTGTGTGTGATGTTGTTGGCCTTGTTTGTGGTTTATCCCGTTTGCCGTTCCTTGGTCTCCGCTTTTTATACAGAAGCCAACGAGCTGAGCCTGATGGCCGTATGGGACCGCATTGGGACGCCACGCATTTGGAGTTTGAATTGTTTGAATGCGACGGGACGCTGTGGCGTGGCTTGGAACACTTTGGGCTTGGCCTTGGCGACTGCAGCGGGCACCACCTTTTTAGGAACACTCATTGCCTTGTGGGCCGAGCGCAGCGGCACGCGTTTGGGCAAGCCGCTCAACGCATTGGCCCTCATGCCCATCATCACGCCGCCCTTTGTGGTGGGTCTGGGCTTGATCTTGCTGTTTGGCCGATCAGGCTTGGTCAACCAAGCCTTGGAGTGGGCCTTTGGCATTCCGCCCACACGATGGTTCTATGGTGTCTTTGGCATTTGGTTGGCCCAAATGTTTGCCTTTACGCCCATCGCTTTCATGATCATGCGTGGGGTGGTGCAGGGTGTCAGTCCTTCTTTGGAAGAAGCGTCTCAAACTTTGCGCGCAACGCGCATGCAAACTTTTTGGCGCATCACTTTGCCACTTCTCAAACCGGGTTTGGCCAATGCCTTTTTGGTAGGCTTCATTGAAAGCATGGCCGACTTCGGCAACCCCATCATTTTGGGGGGACAGTTTTCTGTGCTATCGACTGAAATCTTCTTTGCCATTGTGGGCGCTGCCATCGACCCCGGCATGGCAGCAGCCTTGTCATTGGTCCTCACCGTATTTGCATTGGCCGTTTTTGTCATTCAACGTCAAGTGCTCAGTGGTGCGCAGTTCACCACCGTGTCGGGCAAAGGTGATGCGGGCATTCCCCTCAACTTGCCCCCTGCAGTTTTGAATGTGTGCCGCGGCATTGCAGGGCCTTGGTTGGCTTTCACTTTGGTGGTGTATGTCTTTGCCTTTGCCGGAGGGTTCGTGCAAACATGGGGCCGGGATTACACTTTCACCTTGAACCATTTCAAAACAGCCTTTGATGTGCAGTGGGGCGAATTCGGTTGGGTCTGGGCAGGCACAGCTTGGAACTCCTTGTTCAACACTTTGAGTTTGTCGGCCATGGCCGCGCCTGTGTGTGCAGGCCTGGGCTTGCTGATGGCGTGGCTGCTGGCGCGCACCGAGTTCAAAGGCAAGAATGCGTTTGAGTTTGCTGCGCTGCTCACCTTTGCCATTCCAGGCACGGTGCTGGGCGTGAGTTACATCTTGGCCTTCAATGTGCCGCCTGTGGAGCTCACAGGCACGGGCTTGGTCATTGTGCTGTGCTTTATTTTTCGCAATTTGCCAGTGGGTGTGCGTGCGGGCACCGCAGCTTTCAAGCAACTCGATCGCTCACTCGATGAAGCATCGGTCATGTTGCGCGCCAGTACGCTCACCACCCTTCGTGAAGTGGTGTTGCCATTGCTCAAACCTGCATTGGTTGCAGCACTCATCTACAGTTTTGTTCGTTCCATGACCACCGTCTCGGCCGTGATTTTTTTGGTGACGGCCAAGTACGAATTGGCCACCACCTACATCATTGGCCGCGTGGGCAATGGTGACTATGGTGTGGCCCTGGCGTATTGCACCGTGCTGATGGCGCTCATGGGATTCATCACGGTGCTCATTCAACGTTGGGTTGGCAGCCGCGAGTTAGGCCGCAGAGAAATGAAAGCAGGAACATGA
- a CDS encoding ABC transporter substrate-binding protein, which produces MKKSSSTRASQLALALAATGLMASNSALAQSGEVNVICSAQAAWCSMIAVTFEKSQGVKVNMTMKGSGEAIAQILAEKANPKTDVWFGGTGDPHLQAAEQNLTLEYKSPTLPKLHDWAQQQAKQSGYKTVGIYSGPLGFGYNTELLAKKKLAIPKTWNDLLKPEYKGEIQSANPSSSGTAYTMIATLVQLMGEDQAYEYLKKLHKNISTYTRSGTGPIKAVARGETSVSISFVHDGPGEKAQGFPIETITPADGTGAEIGSMSIVKGSRNLTAAKQFYEWALTPSAQALGAATLQFQLPSHKETKVDPRVPDFKKIKLINYDYAKYGQTAERKRLIQRWEKEVNSLPQ; this is translated from the coding sequence ATGAAAAAATCATCCTCTACGCGCGCCAGTCAATTGGCCCTTGCCCTTGCTGCCACTGGCCTCATGGCCAGCAACTCTGCCTTAGCTCAAAGCGGTGAAGTCAACGTCATTTGTTCCGCGCAAGCTGCTTGGTGCAGCATGATTGCCGTCACCTTTGAAAAGAGCCAAGGCGTCAAGGTCAACATGACCATGAAGGGTTCTGGCGAAGCCATTGCCCAAATCTTGGCTGAAAAAGCCAACCCCAAAACGGACGTGTGGTTCGGTGGTACTGGCGACCCTCACCTGCAAGCCGCTGAGCAAAACCTCACCCTTGAGTACAAATCCCCCACTTTGCCCAAACTGCACGATTGGGCGCAGCAACAAGCTAAACAATCTGGCTACAAAACGGTCGGTATATATTCAGGCCCCTTAGGTTTTGGTTATAACACCGAGTTGTTAGCAAAGAAAAAACTGGCCATTCCCAAAACTTGGAATGACTTGCTCAAGCCCGAGTACAAAGGCGAAATTCAATCGGCCAATCCATCGTCTAGTGGTACGGCTTACACCATGATTGCCACCTTGGTGCAATTGATGGGCGAAGACCAAGCCTATGAGTACCTCAAGAAGCTCCACAAAAACATCAGTACCTACACACGTTCAGGCACTGGGCCCATCAAGGCAGTGGCGCGAGGCGAAACTTCTGTCTCTATCAGTTTCGTTCACGACGGCCCTGGTGAAAAAGCCCAAGGTTTCCCCATTGAAACCATCACACCTGCCGATGGCACGGGCGCCGAAATTGGCTCCATGTCCATTGTCAAAGGTTCACGCAACCTGACCGCAGCCAAGCAGTTTTACGAATGGGCATTGACGCCTTCGGCGCAAGCTTTGGGTGCTGCCACATTGCAGTTCCAGTTGCCTTCGCACAAAGAAACCAAAGTCGATCCACGTGTGCCTGATTTCAAAAAAATCAAGCTCATCAATTACGACTATGCCAAGTACGGTCAAACTGCAGAGCGCAAGCGTTTGATTCAGCGCTGGGAAAAAGAAGTTAACAGCCTGCCGCAATAA
- a CDS encoding branched-chain amino acid ABC transporter permease, producing MLKRLLSHDMPRSTWLAWMLAAVLLGLAFAPFLFPGVKALSVAAKILVFIVLVASFDLLLGYTGIVSFAHTMFFGIGAYGVAMSSNHWGATWTSLGLGIAIALMLTLVLALLIGLFSLRVRAIFFAMITLAVAAAFQTLASQLSEWTGGEDGLSFKLPALLLPSTEFSDTPFWGVNLDGRLLCYYLLFAAALLQFLMLLRIVNSPFGRVLQAIRENEFRAEAIGYRVVVYRTLSSVLSALFACMAGVMLALWLRYNGPDTSLSFEIMMDVLLIVVIGGMGTIYGSAIGAVLFLWAQSYLQDLLRWASEAVSAWPVLAALLSPDRWLLWLGLLFVLSVYYFPTGIVGRLRAKALR from the coding sequence ATGTTGAAACGCTTACTTTCTCATGACATGCCCCGCAGCACTTGGTTGGCCTGGATGCTGGCGGCGGTGCTGCTTGGCTTGGCCTTTGCGCCTTTTCTTTTTCCGGGTGTCAAAGCTTTGTCAGTGGCTGCCAAGATATTGGTCTTTATCGTCTTGGTGGCCAGTTTCGATTTGCTGTTGGGCTATACCGGCATTGTCAGTTTTGCCCACACCATGTTCTTTGGCATTGGTGCGTATGGCGTGGCCATGTCGTCTAACCATTGGGGGGCAACTTGGACGTCACTGGGTTTGGGCATTGCAATTGCGCTTATGCTCACGTTGGTATTGGCCTTACTGATTGGTCTTTTTTCTCTGCGCGTGAGGGCCATCTTTTTTGCCATGATCACTTTGGCCGTGGCGGCAGCATTCCAAACCTTGGCTTCTCAATTGTCTGAATGGACGGGGGGTGAAGACGGCTTGAGTTTCAAGTTGCCTGCCTTGTTATTGCCCAGTACCGAGTTCAGTGATACACCTTTCTGGGGGGTAAACTTGGACGGACGCTTGCTGTGCTACTACCTCTTGTTTGCGGCCGCGTTGCTTCAGTTCCTGATGTTGCTGCGCATTGTGAATTCGCCGTTTGGCCGTGTATTGCAAGCCATCCGAGAGAACGAATTCAGGGCGGAAGCCATTGGCTATCGCGTGGTGGTGTACCGCACGTTGTCCAGCGTGTTGTCGGCTTTGTTTGCTTGCATGGCAGGCGTGATGCTGGCGCTTTGGTTGCGCTACAACGGGCCTGATACGTCGCTCAGTTTTGAAATCATGATGGACGTGTTGTTGATTGTGGTGATTGGGGGCATGGGCACCATCTACGGCTCGGCCATTGGTGCGGTTCTCTTTTTATGGGCGCAAAGCTATCTGCAAGATTTGCTGCGCTGGGCCAGTGAAGCTGTCTCGGCTTGGCCAGTGCTTGCTGCGCTGCTGTCGCCCGATCGTTGGTTGCTGTGGTTAGGCCTGCTGTTTGTGTTGTCGGTTTATTATTTCCCAACAGGTATCGTGGGCCGACTGAGAGCCAAAGCCTTGCGCTGA
- a CDS encoding branched-chain amino acid ABC transporter permease encodes MKTSLDIKPLLLVPVLALLALPLVGSVDTWLTLSVAGLAMGMIIFIMASGLTLVFGLMDVLNFGHGVFIALGAFVATSVMSGMADWTQSQELWRNLVAVGSAMALAMVASSVIGLAFERFIVRPVYGQHLKQILITMGGMIIGEEIIKVIWGPLQIALPLPEAMRGSLLWGDASLEKYRLMAVVVGLLVFALQAWTLSRTKVGLLIRAGVQDREMVESLGYKIRRLFVGVFVVGSGLAGLGGVMWGLYQQNVVPQIGAQVNVLIFIVIIMGGLGSTGGALIGALMVGLMANYTGFLFPKLALFSNIALMAAILLWRPQGVYPVANR; translated from the coding sequence ATGAAAACAAGTTTAGACATCAAGCCTTTGCTCTTGGTTCCGGTTTTGGCTTTGTTGGCCTTGCCGCTCGTTGGCTCGGTCGATACTTGGCTGACCCTGAGTGTGGCGGGCTTGGCGATGGGCATGATCATCTTCATCATGGCCTCGGGCCTTACTTTGGTCTTTGGTTTGATGGACGTCCTCAATTTTGGTCACGGTGTGTTCATTGCATTGGGGGCTTTTGTGGCCACCAGCGTGATGTCGGGCATGGCCGATTGGACGCAGTCGCAAGAACTCTGGCGCAATTTGGTTGCGGTCGGCTCGGCCATGGCGCTGGCCATGGTGGCGTCTTCAGTCATTGGCTTGGCGTTTGAGCGATTCATCGTGCGGCCCGTTTATGGCCAGCATCTCAAACAAATTTTGATCACCATGGGTGGCATGATCATTGGTGAGGAAATCATCAAAGTTATTTGGGGCCCCTTGCAAATTGCCTTGCCATTGCCTGAAGCCATGCGCGGGTCATTGTTGTGGGGCGATGCCTCGCTTGAAAAATACCGTTTGATGGCGGTGGTGGTGGGGCTGCTGGTGTTCGCTTTGCAGGCCTGGACCTTGAGTCGCACCAAGGTGGGCTTGCTCATTCGCGCTGGCGTGCAAGACCGCGAAATGGTCGAGTCTTTGGGCTACAAAATTCGCCGATTGTTTGTGGGCGTGTTTGTGGTGGGCAGTGGCTTAGCGGGTTTGGGCGGTGTGATGTGGGGGCTGTACCAACAAAATGTGGTGCCGCAAATTGGCGCGCAAGTGAATGTGCTGATTTTCATTGTCATCATCATGGGCGGCTTGGGCTCGACTGGCGGTGCGCTGATCGGTGCCTTGATGGTGGGCCTGATGGCCAACTACACTGGGTTCTTGTTTCCTAAGCTGGCGTTGTTTTCCAACATCGCGCTCATGGCCGCCATTTTGTTGTGGCGCCCACAAGGGGTCTACCCCGTGGCCAATCGCTGA
- a CDS encoding ABC transporter ATP-binding protein yields MSSNVLLELNEVHTHIGAYHILHGVNLQIPRGELTLLLGRNGAGKTTTLRTIMGLWQASQGTVNFNGHDITHMSTPDIASLNIAYVPENMGIFSDLTVEENMLLAARKASHAQQMDADRLAWIYAMFPAVEKFWHHPAGKLSGGQKQMLAVARAMVEPRDLLIVDEPSKGLAPAIVQNMIDAFQKMKASGVSILLVEQNIHFAQQLGDSVAVMDNGRVIHAGSMAALSADPALQQSLLGLAL; encoded by the coding sequence ATGTCTTCCAATGTCTTGCTTGAATTGAATGAGGTGCACACACACATTGGGGCTTATCACATCTTGCATGGCGTCAATTTGCAAATCCCTCGGGGTGAACTCACGTTGTTGTTAGGTCGCAATGGCGCAGGCAAAACCACCACGCTCAGAACCATCATGGGTTTGTGGCAAGCCTCACAAGGCACAGTGAATTTCAATGGACATGACATCACGCACATGAGCACGCCCGACATTGCGTCGCTCAACATTGCTTACGTGCCTGAAAACATGGGCATTTTTTCAGACCTCACAGTTGAAGAAAACATGTTGTTGGCTGCACGCAAAGCCTCGCATGCGCAGCAAATGGACGCAGACCGCTTGGCCTGGATTTACGCCATGTTTCCTGCAGTTGAAAAATTTTGGCATCACCCCGCAGGCAAGTTGTCGGGCGGACAAAAGCAAATGCTTGCCGTGGCCCGTGCCATGGTCGAGCCCCGAGATTTGCTCATCGTCGATGAACCGAGCAAAGGCTTGGCACCAGCCATTGTGCAAAACATGATCGATGCCTTTCAAAAAATGAAAGCCAGTGGCGTGAGCATTTTGTTGGTGGAGCAAAACATTCATTTTGCGCAGCAGCTGGGTGACAGCGTGGCGGTGATGGACAACGGTCGTGTCATCCATGCAGGCAGCATGGCCGCGCTAAGTGCCGACCCGGCTTTGCAACAATCTTTGTTGGGCTTGGCATTGTGA
- a CDS encoding ABC transporter ATP-binding protein, whose translation MGVLQTHDLTIRFGGHVAVNAVSCRFEPGTLTAIVGPNGAGKTTYFNLISGQLPASEGRVFLEGQELTGMSASARTRAGLGRAFQLTNLFPNLSVLENVRLAVQATESGAHLRGLNLWSIWQDHAQLTQQAQDILQQVAMMHQAQATVSSLPHGDQRKLEVALLMALKPSVYMFDEPTAGMSQDEAPVILNLIRQLKSDKTKTILLVEHKMDVVRELADRIIVLHNGQLVADGEPSEVMASAVVQEAYLGAKPAQTHPQPHVNASAEEGV comes from the coding sequence TTGGGCGTTTTGCAAACGCATGACCTCACCATCCGCTTCGGCGGACACGTGGCGGTCAATGCGGTCTCTTGTCGTTTTGAGCCAGGCACCTTAACGGCCATCGTGGGTCCTAACGGTGCTGGCAAGACAACTTACTTTAATTTGATATCGGGTCAATTGCCGGCCAGTGAAGGGCGCGTCTTTTTAGAGGGCCAAGAGCTGACAGGCATGAGTGCCTCGGCCAGAACCCGTGCAGGTCTGGGCCGTGCGTTTCAGTTGACCAATTTATTTCCCAATTTGTCGGTGCTTGAAAATGTGCGCTTGGCTGTTCAGGCAACTGAATCGGGTGCGCATTTGCGGGGTCTCAATTTGTGGTCAATTTGGCAAGACCACGCGCAACTGACTCAGCAAGCGCAGGACATCTTGCAACAAGTGGCCATGATGCATCAGGCGCAAGCCACCGTGTCCAGTTTGCCGCACGGCGATCAGCGCAAATTGGAAGTGGCATTGCTCATGGCACTCAAACCCTCGGTGTACATGTTTGACGAACCCACGGCAGGCATGAGCCAAGATGAGGCGCCCGTGATCTTGAACCTCATTCGCCAATTGAAAAGTGACAAAACCAAAACCATTTTGTTGGTCGAGCACAAAATGGATGTGGTGCGCGAATTGGCCGATCGCATCATTGTGTTGCACAACGGCCAGTTGGTGGCCGATGGCGAGCCATCAGAAGTCATGGCCTCTGCCGTGGTGCAAGAAGCTTACTTGGGTGCCAAACCAGCGCAGACACATCCCCAACCCCATGTCAACGCCAGTGCAGAGGAGGGCGTGTGA
- a CDS encoding substrate-binding domain-containing protein yields MQRRFVLPILVSALTGFAALSAAPLAMAQAKDLKIAHIYSKTGPLEAYGKQTQVGLMMGLDYATGGTMQVGGRKLVVIEKDDQGKPDLGKNLLAAAYGDDKVEIAVGPTASPVALAMLPVAEEYKKILLVEPAVADSITGDKWNKYIFRTGRNSSQDAISNAVALDKAGYSIATLAQDSAFGRDGVKAFRESLKTAKLVHEEYLPPATTDFTAGAQHLIDKLKSQPGRKIIFIIWAGGNPFKIADMDLKRYGIEIATGGNILPAMVAYKQFPGMEGAAYYYFGMPKNTVNDAMVARHYTQFKSPPDFFTAGGFASAMALVTALKKTNGNTDANTLISTMEGMSFDTPKGKMTFRKEDHQAMQSMYHFKIKVDPAFAWGVPELIREIKPEEMNVPIRNKR; encoded by the coding sequence ATGCAACGTCGTTTTGTTCTTCCCATCCTGGTTTCTGCTTTGACTGGTTTCGCCGCTTTGTCTGCAGCGCCTCTTGCCATGGCCCAGGCCAAAGATTTGAAAATTGCCCACATTTACAGCAAAACAGGTCCCTTAGAGGCTTACGGCAAGCAAACTCAAGTGGGTCTGATGATGGGCCTGGACTACGCCACCGGTGGCACCATGCAAGTGGGCGGTCGCAAGTTGGTTGTGATTGAAAAAGACGACCAAGGCAAACCTGACTTAGGCAAAAACCTGTTGGCAGCTGCTTACGGTGACGACAAAGTTGAGATTGCAGTGGGCCCAACGGCATCGCCTGTGGCCTTGGCCATGTTGCCTGTTGCCGAAGAGTACAAAAAGATTTTGCTGGTGGAGCCTGCCGTTGCCGACTCCATCACGGGTGACAAGTGGAATAAATACATCTTCCGAACAGGTCGCAACAGCAGCCAAGATGCCATCTCCAATGCTGTTGCGTTGGACAAAGCGGGTTACAGCATCGCCACCTTGGCACAAGACTCAGCGTTTGGTCGTGATGGTGTGAAGGCTTTCCGAGAGTCCTTGAAAACTGCGAAGCTGGTGCATGAAGAATACTTGCCACCCGCCACCACCGACTTCACAGCCGGTGCTCAACATTTGATCGACAAGCTCAAGTCGCAGCCCGGTCGCAAAATCATTTTCATCATTTGGGCGGGTGGCAATCCATTCAAAATTGCCGACATGGACTTGAAGCGCTACGGCATTGAAATTGCCACAGGCGGCAACATCCTGCCCGCCATGGTGGCTTACAAGCAGTTCCCTGGCATGGAAGGTGCGGCTTACTATTACTTCGGCATGCCCAAGAACACGGTCAACGATGCCATGGTGGCGCGTCATTACACGCAGTTCAAATCGCCCCCTGACTTCTTTACAGCGGGTGGCTTTGCATCGGCCATGGCCTTGGTCACTGCTTTGAAGAAAACCAATGGCAACACAGATGCCAACACGTTGATCAGCACCATGGAAGGCATGAGCTTTGACACCCCTAAAGGCAAGATGACCTTCCGCAAAGAAGACCATCAAGCCATGCAAAGCATGTACCACTTCAAAATTAAAGTAGACCCCGCGTTTGCGTGGGGTGTGCCAGAGTTGATTCGCGAAATCAAACCTGAAGAAATGAACGTGCCCATTCGCAACAAACGCTAA
- a CDS encoding TolC family protein, with the protein MLISAQPLYSNAKDPEFGLVAQPSVFSTVSPLLPLLLQKVTAEHPQVQSQIQNLQAAGMDLKVTQQAYWPTPSISMERVQTQSPDPAYTGSPQVLSFRLQQPLWTGGRLTAQSDKAIATQAIEHARLIEIQQGLALKTLQAWMEVVMAQRQQQVLEKSETVQTQLLLKITRRAEQGLSPLNEVNYANLRLVQVRQDRFNALQQENQAWIRLSQWVPEAKSLDLKLIHPNIQMLTLDGLALKQALPHWETISLDNSPLIRRLEHVAQLQLAEVAEKRAALQPEVYVRAEHQRGNYTYANTPNTNRVFVGFSASTGAGFGLSYQLAALQNKHDGALQEIVAARRSVLEAVQSDFLNANARQSKAEMLLLNLESSQEIQAAWERQFINGKKTWIDVMNAARETSQAELAVIENEMAWLQSIGRLHIQAHGTPLAYAGSAP; encoded by the coding sequence GTGTTGATAAGCGCACAGCCGCTTTATTCCAACGCAAAAGATCCTGAATTTGGCTTGGTTGCACAGCCGTCTGTTTTTTCTACCGTATCCCCCCTGCTACCCCTTCTTTTGCAGAAGGTCACAGCCGAACATCCCCAGGTCCAAAGTCAAATCCAGAACTTGCAAGCTGCAGGCATGGATTTGAAGGTCACGCAGCAAGCGTATTGGCCTACCCCCTCCATCTCCATGGAACGCGTGCAAACGCAATCACCCGATCCTGCCTACACAGGCTCACCCCAGGTTCTCAGCTTCAGACTCCAACAGCCCCTCTGGACAGGCGGCCGACTGACGGCGCAATCTGACAAAGCGATCGCCACACAAGCCATCGAACATGCACGCCTGATTGAAATCCAACAGGGCTTGGCTTTGAAAACGCTTCAAGCCTGGATGGAGGTGGTCATGGCGCAGCGCCAGCAACAAGTCTTGGAAAAAAGTGAAACGGTTCAAACGCAACTGCTTCTGAAAATCACGCGCCGCGCTGAACAAGGCCTGTCGCCCCTGAACGAAGTCAACTATGCCAACTTGCGCTTGGTGCAAGTTCGTCAAGATCGGTTCAATGCCTTGCAGCAAGAAAACCAAGCTTGGATTCGTTTGTCGCAATGGGTGCCAGAGGCCAAAAGCCTGGATCTCAAACTGATCCATCCCAACATTCAAATGCTAACGCTGGATGGACTTGCATTGAAGCAAGCTTTGCCGCACTGGGAAACCATCAGCCTAGACAACTCGCCATTGATCCGTCGACTTGAACACGTTGCTCAACTGCAATTGGCCGAGGTGGCCGAAAAACGCGCAGCCTTGCAGCCTGAAGTTTATGTTCGCGCAGAACACCAACGTGGCAACTACACCTACGCCAACACGCCCAACACCAATCGGGTGTTTGTAGGTTTCAGTGCCAGCACCGGTGCTGGCTTTGGTTTGTCATACCAGCTGGCGGCCTTGCAAAACAAACACGATGGCGCCCTGCAAGAAATTGTGGCTGCTCGCAGAAGTGTGTTGGAAGCCGTTCAAAGCGATTTTTTGAATGCCAATGCAAGGCAAAGCAAGGCGGAGATGCTGCTTCTCAATCTAGAGTCTTCCCAAGAAATTCAAGCTGCTTGGGAGCGTCAATTTATCAATGGCAAGAAAACTTGGATCGATGTGATGAATGCTGCCCGAGAAACTTCGCAGGCTGAATTGGCCGTCATCGAAAACGAGATGGCTTGGCTGCAAAGCATTGGACGATTGCACATTCAAGCACATGGCACCCCTTTGGCGTATGCGGGGTCTGCACCATGA